A window of the Dioscorea cayenensis subsp. rotundata cultivar TDr96_F1 chromosome 14, TDr96_F1_v2_PseudoChromosome.rev07_lg8_w22 25.fasta, whole genome shotgun sequence genome harbors these coding sequences:
- the LOC120275286 gene encoding uncharacterized protein C683.02c-like, which produces MVSKRQKLARKRFKEANPELFPKPELSNHGDSTSRKKKKKRNIKGKVLKTKKNSGKHPFRVPGMRPGENCFICKSSDHIAKLCPEKASWDKNKICLFCRQRGHSLKQCPEKDTNHNKICYNCGEVGHSLHKCPLPRQDGETKYADCFICKERGHLSRNCPKNTHGIYPKGGSCKVCGGIDHLAKNCPNKGNKTYLSSTGLKISIGDRDGDRGTQHTIFQSGDDLEDDFMVEDTKHGKKTIQQSQSELPSSEHVLEEKILVKQKKNRGPRVVNFFG; this is translated from the exons ATGGTGAGCAAGAGGCAGAAGCTCGCGAGGAAGCGCTTCAAGGAGGCCAATCCTGAGCTCTTCCCGAAGCCCGAGCTCTCCAATCATGGCGATTCCACTTccaggaagaagaagaagaagcgtAATATTAAGGGCAAAGTCCTGAAAACGAAGAAGAATTCAGGAAAACACCCTTTTAGAGTTCCCGGCATGAGGCCCGGCGAGAACTGCTTCATCTGCAAGTCTTCCGATCATATCGCTAAGCTTTGCCCTGAGAAAGCCAGCTGGGATAAGAACAAG ATATGTTTGTTCTGTCGGCAACGTGGTCACAGTCTTAAGCAATGCCCTGAGAAGGACACCAATCATAACAAGATATGCTATAATTGTGGCGAAGTTGGCCATTCTCTTCATAAGTGCCCCTTACCTCGTCAAGACG GGGAAACAAAGTATGCCGATTGCTTTATCTGCAAGGAACGTGGACACTTAAGCAGGAACTGTCCAAAAAACACTCACGGTATATATCCAAAG GGTGGATCATGTAAAGTATGCGGTGGAATAGACCATTTGGCCAAAAATTGTCCAAACAAAGGCAACAAAACTTATTTATCTTCCACAGGACTGAAAATTTCAA TTGGTGATCGTGATGGAGACCGGGGAACACAGCATACAATTTTTCAAAGTGGAGATGATCTTGAAGATGATTTCATGGTAGAAGATACAAAACATGGGAAGAAAACCATTCAGCAGTCACAATCAGAATTGCCTTCTTCTGAGCATGTTCTTGAAGAGAAAATTCTtgtaaaacaaaagaaaaaccgaGGCCCTAGAGTAGTGAACTTCTTCGGTTGA
- the LOC120275590 gene encoding receptor-like protein EIX2, with the protein MSIPSFFASFDAIQYLNLSNAGFAGPVPHQLGNLTSLHYLDLSNNANSLYIVGSHWLSNLSSLRYLNFQAADLSKAPNLLKSLNELQWISELHLSYCKLHIPLSLPHVNFTSLHFIDLSGNVINSTVPLWLFELRNLEYLYLGGNSITNLIPSAISNLTNLKVLDLSNNGVLSSGIPTSLGNLCMLTLLDLSGNNFTDELHEFEGAFSGCVSKSLETLNWRSSNLVGQLPNWLGNLKSLKTLDFSENSLYGPIPQLQLPSLQELYLSDNAFNETIPPLGQLSTELVDVQLQGNKLMGVLTETHFANLTKIEYLDMTSNAFVLSFQSNWTPPLRLQEVRMSYCRSGPAFPNWLQKLTNLSSIEMSYAGISDFMPDWFWNFSQKLENVVLSHNDIKGKLPASLEHLNLRYIDLSHNHFVGPLPYFSSTFQELRLMNNSFSGFIPNDLMEAISSISYFSVSTNNLSGEIPQSVCKLKQLITLDLSKNQIMGSIPDCWDQSQDSQMQVMDGSYNWNQSQDLQLQVMDLSYNNLSGGIPTSICSLQFLQAIHLNNNNLSGELPSSLKNCTGMATLDLGYNKFNGNISNLISDRYWSLGIVRLRSNLFTGIIPPELGNIMSLRVIDLAHNEFSGVIPLSFGNLSAMMVSPAFYQQTYLGYVDNVEVDMKGQVRRYDSTASLLIAIDLSDNQLSGEIPEELTNLIGLQSLHLSKNHFTGKIPENISQLQWLESLDLSMNNLSGVIPQSMTLLTSLSDLNLSYNHLSGEIPSKGQFQTLLDSSIYYGNYRLCGFPLDVSCQNNNKTQTPTLQTEEEDGSEDNDITWFYLSMGLGFLSGIWCFCGVLIVKKNWCYSYFSFLDKLYDKMYVFLVLKLRKMKRSNHL; encoded by the coding sequence ATGAGTATTCCAAGTTTCTTTGCTTCATTTGATGCTATTCAATATCTCAATTTATCAAATGCCGGCTTCGCGGGACCGGTTCCTCATCAACTTGGCAATCTAACTAGCTTGCACTACCTTGATCTTTCAAACAACGCTAATTCACTCTACATTGTTGGAAGTCATTGGCTTTcaaatctttcttctcttcGGTACTTGAATTTCCAAGCGGCAGATCTCTCCAAAGCGCCTAATCTTCTCAAATCATTGAATGAGCTTCAATGGATATCAGAACTACACTTGTCTTATTGCAAGCTTCATATTCCGCTCTCTCTTCCTCATGTTAACTTCACATCCCTCCATTTCATCGATCTTTCAGGTAATGTTATTAATTCAACAGTACCTTTGTGGTTGTTCGAATTAAGAAATCTTGAATATCTATATCTCGGAGGAAATAGCATCACAAATCTTATTCCTTCTGCCATTAGCAATTTGACTAATCTCAAAGTCCTTGATCTTTCGAATAACGGAGTTCTTTCTAGTGGAATTCCGACATCACTAGGCAATCTTTGCATGTTAACTTTGCTAGATCTTTCGGGGAATAATTTTACCGATGAGTTGCATGAATTTGAAGGAGCATTTTCAGGATGTGTTAGTAAAAGTTTGGAAACATTGAACTGGAGAAGTAGCAATTTAGTCGGACAATTACCGAATTGGTTAGGCAATCTCAAGTCTCTTAAAACACTTGATTTTTCGGAGAATTCATTGTATGGACCAATTCCACAACTTCAACTGCCATCATTGCAAGAGTTATATCTTTCTGATAATGCATTTAATGAAACTATTCCTCCTCTTGGGCAACTGTCTACAGAACTAGTTGATGTACAACTTCAAGGGAATAAATTGATGGGTGTTCTAACTGAAACTCATTTTGCTAATCTCACAAAGATTGAATATCTTGACATGACTTCAAATGCATTTGTATTAAGTTTTCAATCGAATTGGACTCCGCCGCTTCGACTACAAGAAGTTCGCATGAGTTACTGTCGTTCGGGACCGGCATTTCCTAATTGGCTTCAGAAGTTGACAAACTTGTCAAGCATTGAGATGTCATATGCCGGGATTTCAGATTTCATGCCGGATTGGTTTTGGAATTTTAGTCAGAAACTTGAGAATGTAGTCTTATCACATAATGACATCAAAGGCAAATTGCCAGCTTCATTAGAACATCTCAATCTACGCTATATCGATTTAAGTCACAACCATTTTGTCGGGCCACTGCCGTATTTTTCGTCAACATTTCAAGAATTGAGGTTAATGAACAACTCATTTTCAGGATTTATTCCAAATGATTTGATGGAAGCAATCTCAAGTATCTCATATTTCTCTGTTTCCACAAACAATTTAAGCGGCGAAATTCCTCAATCAGTATGTAAATTGAAGCAATTGATAACACTTGATCTCTCCAAAAATCAGATTATGGGAAGCATTCCAGATTGTTGGGATCAATCACAAGATTCACAAATGCAGGTCATGGATGGCTCTTACAATTGGAATCAATCACAAGATTTACAACTGCAAGTCATGGATTTATCTTACAACAATCTCAGTGGTGGCATTCCTACTTCTATTTGCTCATTGCAGTTTTTGCAAGCAATacatttgaataataataatttgtctGGTGAGCTCCCGTCGTCATTGAAAAATTGTACAGGTATGGCAACACTTGATCTTGGTTACAATAAGTTCAACGGAAACATATCAAATTTGATCAGTGATAGATATTGGAGTCTTGGCATTGTTCGCCTCCGATCCAATTTGTTTACCGGCATCATTCCTCCAGAGCTAGGCAACATCATGTCTCTTCGAGTAATAGATCTTGCACATAATGAATTTTCAGGAGTTATTCCGCTTTCTTTCGGCAATCTCAGTGCCATGATGGTTTCTCCAGCATTTTATCAACAAACATATCTCGGTTATGTGGACAATGTCGAAGTAGACATGAAAGGCCAAGTTCGAAGGTACGATAGCACAGCTAGTCTTCTCATTGCTATTGATCTTTCTGATAATCAATTATCAGGAGAGATACCGGAAGAGTTAACAAATTTGATTGGATTGCAAAGCTTGCATTTATCTAAGAACCATTTCACAGGAAAAATCCCCGAAAATATTAGTCAGCTGCAATGGTTAGAATCTCTTGACTTATCGATGAATAATCTATCCGGTGTGATTCCACAAAGTATGACTTTGTTGACATCATTAAGTGATTTGAACCTTTCTTATAATCACTTGTCCGGAGAAATTCCATCAAAAGGTCAATTCCAAACACTTCTTGATTCATCTATCTATTACGGCAATTATCGTCTTTGTGGCTTTCCATTAGATGTTAGCTGtcagaacaacaacaaaactcAAACTCCAACATTGCAAACTGAGGAAGAAGATGGTTCTGAGGATAATGATATAACATGGTTTTACTTGagcatgggattagggtttctttCAGGGATTTGGTGCTTTTGTGGTGTGCTGATTGTGAAGAAGAATTGGTGctactcatatttttcatttctagACAAATTGTATGACAAGATGTATGTGTTTTTGGTGTTGAAgttgagaaaaatgaaaagaagcaaTCACTTGTAA